In Methanothrix sp., a genomic segment contains:
- a CDS encoding tetratricopeptide repeat protein, with amino-acid sequence MKPIASLLLAIMMLAIPAVMSQDAEHWISQTKSDYYNGSYSLALDDIDQYLKINQTDTWAWSFRANLLKKMERYREAVESFDMLIALDSSHAEAYNDRALILAGGLNRDDEALASLEAALQIEPFNANIWYNKGMVLEKMERNNESLEAYRRAIDLDEDLDRAWFRQGHVLMRLGRNSEALKCFQKAAQLDPANSLYQQSLQDMGALTMNDLDADGLAANGLDANGLDMDDLAVDLQENMLDFSASSARPGR; translated from the coding sequence ATGAAGCCAATAGCCTCACTTCTTCTTGCCATTATGATGCTGGCCATCCCTGCTGTGATGAGCCAGGATGCTGAACACTGGATCAGCCAGACGAAAAGCGATTATTATAACGGCTCATACTCCCTTGCCCTTGATGATATCGATCAATACCTGAAGATCAATCAGACAGACACCTGGGCCTGGAGCTTCAGGGCCAATCTCCTGAAGAAGATGGAAAGATACAGAGAGGCAGTGGAGAGCTTTGATATGCTCATCGCCCTGGATAGCTCCCATGCAGAAGCCTATAACGATCGCGCTCTCATCCTCGCAGGAGGGCTGAACCGGGATGATGAGGCACTGGCTTCCCTGGAGGCAGCCCTGCAGATCGAGCCCTTCAATGCCAATATCTGGTATAACAAGGGAATGGTCCTGGAGAAGATGGAGAGGAATAACGAGTCTTTGGAGGCCTACAGAAGGGCGATCGATCTGGATGAGGATCTGGACAGAGCCTGGTTCCGCCAGGGGCATGTTCTCATGAGGCTGGGGAGGAATAGTGAAGCCCTGAAGTGCTTCCAGAAGGCGGCCCAGCTGGATCCGGCCAACAGCCTCTATCAGCAGAGTCTGCAGGACATGGGTGCCCTGACAATGAATGATCTGGATGCGGATGGCCTGGCTGCAAATGGTCTGGATGCGAATGGTCTGGATATGGATGATCTGGCTGTTGACCTTCAGGAGAATATGCTGGATTTCTCTGCCTCTTCTGCCCGGCCAGGACGATAA